The Roseofilum capinflatum BLCC-M114 DNA segment TTCTCCGACGACTTTTTCAATTCCAATTAAGTTGGGAGTCTGGCGAAATAAGGTGCTTAACTGTTCATACCCTGGCTCAACGGGTAAGTTTCGGTATAAATTCAAGCCAATGGCGGTGGGATTTTGGGCTTTTATGTTTTGTAATACTTGGGTTAAGATGGCATCCGAGATCGGCCAAGTGCCGATCGCTTGGATATCTGCTTCATTAATGCCAACAATGATAATGCGATCGTCTCTAGCTTCTACTGGACGCAAGCGAAACCCTTGATCCAATGCGGATAATTCTAAAGGTTGCAATACTCCTGTCAGACGAATGGCAACGATCGCTCCTGTCATGCTAGTCGCAGTGAGCAAGACTTTACCCCATCGTTTGATTATACTGCTCAACTTTGCCTGCATCCCTTCAACCTACAAATTAAGGACTTTTCCCACCATAGGTTCCTCTTGACGCTCTATGGAGGGTTAGCAACCCTATCGTCACCCTTATCTTCCAGTTTACTGCTGCTATCATACAGTTAACGGTTAAGAGTGGCTCACGGAAAATGTAAGTTGGGTTAATGCCAGCTAATTGAACGAAAAATCAGGGGTTAGGAACAATTCAATCTAAGCAAAGTATTTTTAAATACAAAAAAAAGAGAGTCATTCATCTGACTCATGAAGGAATGGAGAAGGAATGGAGAAAGAATCAGGGCTGAGGTTTGGCGATCCAAGGATCATCCACATAAGCAGCATTTACAATTGTTGCCGTCCGCATCACAGCATTGGCAACATTCGATCGCTACGTCGGGTTTCATCACGTTTGGATTTTGCTGGACACAGCCCAAAGCATTGATAATGGTAGTGACCAAAAGAATTTGGATCAGTTTCGGTAGATGATTCATTGTATGTATGCACCCTTGAACTCCTAATATCTTACTGTATCCCCTTTTCCCTGAAGTGACCTAGGGGGAGAAACCACTTATTGAAAAGTATTGATTCTTTCTGATGGAAAGATGCTCACACCCATTCCCCTAAGCAGCTCTTGTACCGATGACTCTAAACTCATCCGAAATTATTGCTCTTCAAGTGACCCACAAAGCCGATCGCCTCGATCGCTATCTCTCGGATCAGTTAGCGGATTTTTCCCGCTCCCGACTCCAGAAATTGATCGATCGCGGGCAGGTAAAGGTGAATGAACAGGTGTGTCAACGGAAGAAAATGACCCTACAACCGGGCGATCGCATTACCTTAGAGTTGCCTCCACCGCAACCGGTTGACCTGATCCCGGAAGATATGTCCTTAGATATTCTCTATGAAGATGATCAAATCTTGATTGTGAATAAACCGGCTGGCTTAGTTGTACATCCTTCCGCCGGTCATGAAACGGGAACCTTAGTCCATGGCATTTTAGCCCATTGTCCCGACTTGAAAGGCATTGGCGGCGAGCAGAGACCGGGAATTGTCCATCGACTGGATAAGGATACGACTGGGGCGTTGGCGATCGCCAAAACCGAAACCGCTCTTTATCATCTGCAAGCCCAACTGAAAGAAAAAACCGCCCGTCGCGACTATCTCGGTATTGTCCATGGTTCCCCCACCACCGAGAGTGGAACGGTGAACCAACCCATTGGGCGACATCCTGGCGATCGACAAAAAATGGCGATCGTTCCTGTTGAAAAAGGCGGCCGAGCGTCCATCACCCATTGGCAAGTCCAAGAGCGTCTTGGCAACTATACCCTCCTGCACTTCCAACTCGAAACCGGGCGTACCCATCAAATCCGCGTCCACAGTGCCTTTATCGGTCATCCCCTGGTGGGAGATGCCACCTATAGCCGCAATCGCTCCGTGGGGGTTAACCTCTCTGGACAAGCCCTGCACGCCTGGAGACTGCGCCTACAGCATCCCACAAAAAAGGAGTGGATAGAAGCAATTGCTCCACCACCCCCAGAATTTAAAAAACTTTTACAAGTCCTCAGACAAAGATTAGCGCTTCCGATAAGGAGCAGCGATGGGCAGATTCGCGGTTGAAACTCGCCCGGCTGGTTTACCCTGGGCACTAGGAATGGACTTAGCCATATCCAAGAAATTGACCGGGCTGCCAGCAGATGGTTTTTTGTCTTGGGGCGTAAACTTGCGGATTTGGTTTTGCCAAACCGTTTGGGGGAAGCCCAACTGAGAACGGTGATAGGCTCCATAGCGAGGAGTCTTCAGGTTAAAAGGTGTTTCTCCCATTGGCCGTTGGGGAAGAACCCGCCGACGCTGGTAAGGAACGGTGTCATACCCAAAGTTTTCCAGGTATTCATCGCTCTCTAAGAGTTCATCGATGAATCCGGCTACACCTTTGTTTACAATCACGATCGACCAAGCAATTTTTTCCCGCTCGCTGTATACATCGCGGCCTAACAAGCGTTGGACGCAGATTTCTACAAAGCGGTAGTTGCTATTGGTTTCAAAGTTCCGACGCATAAAGGGATCGGAGGTGACTAAACCTTTAATGAAATCCCGAACGGTGATTTGACCATACCGGAGTTGAGACTCTAGGGCGGTTTGTCTATTTTGCTTGAGCATTTGGTGTTCGCTATAAACCTGGCGATAGGCAGCCCAGATTAGTTCATCCAGGTTACTGCCAGAGAGCAGATCTTCCGTGGAATAAACAATGGGTTGCTCTTCGGAACCGGTTTCATAGCCGGAAACACGCACATTTTGACTTTTTGGAGAGTAGTTTAATAAAGGAATTGCCACCTTGATATATCTCCCGAATCTTAGAAAAACTTACATTCCTTAACTGTTTACTATATATCAAACTTTGGCCCAACTTGTAGAAAGTTTTCTAGAGGAATTGGGAGAGTAATTGAGGATTTAATGCAAGGAATCTTAATATTTTTTAATATAAGATTGGACTTGATTCACTGCATCCGATCGATCATCCGGTACTGGATGGCTTCAGCGATATGGGCAGATTGTAGGGTTTCCTGACCGGCTAAATCGGCGATCGTCCGGGCGACTTTGAGGATGCGATCGGTTCCCCTAGCTGATAATCCTAACTTGCGAATGGCTCCTTCTAGGAGTTGCTGACAGGCTTGATCGAGTTGACACCATTGGCGTAGATGCTGGGTTTGCATATGGGCATTGCAATGCAGAGTGGGATCGTCTTGGAATCTCAACCGAGCGCGATCGCGGGCTATTTTCACCCGTTCGAGTATAGCGGCTGAGGGTTCCCCGCGACTTTGTTGGGTGATTTCTTCGGGTTTGAGGCGGTTAACGGCGACTTGTAGATCGATGCGATCGAGTAATGGCCCGGATAATTTAGCCCAGTAATTAATCCGTTGGCGGGGGGAACAGGTGCAGGCTTGCAGGGAGTCGCCGTAATAGCCGCAGGGACAGGGATTAGTCGAAGCAATCAGGGTAAACTGGGCAGGAAAGGTGACGGTTTGACGAGCGCGGGAAATGGTGACTTCTCCATCTTCGAGGGGTTGGCGCAGGAATTCGAGAACATTGCGTTTAAACTCCGTCAGCTCGTCGAGAAACAAGATCCCTTGGTGAGCCAAGGAAATCTCACCCGGTCGCGGATAGCTGCCCCCACCGACTAAGGATGCACCGGAGGCGGAATGGTGGGGAGAGCGAAAGGGGCGATCGCACACTAAAGAGCCTTTATTCTTTAATAAACCGGCAACCGAATGAATCTGCGTCACCTCTAGAGCTTCATCAAAGCTCAACGGCGGCAAAATGCCCGGTAAACGCCGCGCTAACATGGTTTTTCCACTGCCTGGAGGGCCGATAAAGATTAAATTATGACCGCCAGCGGCCGCAATTTCTAGGGCGCGACGACCATGGGCTTGCCCTTTGACATCCTGAAGATCCAAGCCCTTCGCAGGCGCGTTTTGCCAGCGTTTAACGCCATCAAATTGTACAGGTTCATAGCGATCGGGCTGACTGAGGAAATCCCCGACTTCAGAGAGCTGCTTAAATCCATACACTTTTAAGCCACTGACGAGGGCGGCTTCTTGCACATTATCTTCCGGAACCACCAACCCAGTAATGTCTAATTGTTCCGCAGCCGCCGCGATCGGTAAAACACCAGCCACCGGGCGCAAACTCCCATCTAGGGACACTTCCCCCAGAAACAAATAATCTCCGAGTAACTGAGGATTCACCTGTTCCGAAGCGGCTAAAATGCCAATACTAATCGGTAAATCAAAACTCGGCCCCTCCTTCCGCAAATCGGCGGGAGTTAAATTAATCACGATTTTTCGCATGGGAAACCCATAGCCCGAATTTCTCAGGGTTGCCTTCACCCTCTCCCGCGACTCTTGCACGGCTGTATCGGGCAATCCGACCACCACGATCGCCGGTAAGCCCCCAGATACATCAACTTCAACCCCCACCTTAATGGCGTTGATTCCCACCAAAGATGCACTCCAGACTCTAGCTAACACGGGATTCCTCAGATCATCAGTATCCTAGTTTATAGCGCTACGCGCTGGTAATGGGTAATGGGTGTGGCAGAAAATGGCGAAACTGGGTTTTCCCTATTCCCTATTCCCTATTCCCTATCCCCCTCTTAATCAACTTCAGCCGGTTTATTTTGCCGCACAGTTTCGATCAAAGAACCGATCGCAAAACCTGCCGTTGCTCCGATAATCGCATAGGTACGAGGCGCTCGCGATTGACTAAAGCCTTGGGAAAATTCGGGTCGGTGGGTTAAATCACAGCATTGAAATTGTCGTTGAGACATTTTTGATACAGATAATCCAAAGACGATACCAATCAAAGCTGTAACTACTCCGGAAAAAACAATTAACCTGAGATTCATGGCTCTTCCTCCACTGTTGCCAATGCCCTACCTTGGTTATAGCAAAACAGGGGTTAAAAATGCCCCTGTTCTCAATAGCTCTTAACACAATCAGGTGGGGGAATGGGAGGACGCGGAGATCGCCTAATTCCCTATTCCCTATTCCCTATTCCCTATTACTTTACATCCCACAGCGAATCATCCGGGCAAAGAAATAGGTGGCCATTTTTCCCCCATAGGGCGATCGCCACCATCCCGAAGGGTGAGACCCCGCAGGCGCATCCAAACTAAAATCTAAGTTCTCCAAGGGCAAAAACTTACCCTCCTTAAACCAACCCACCTTAGCGGCTGTTTTCTCCAAAATCTTCATATCCACTTTAGAAATATCATCATTTCCGCCCTCTTCCAGATAGAGTTGCTTCTGGACACTAAAGCCGAATTTACCGTCACTATACTTGAGCCAGAGGCGATCGATGACCCGAATAATACTACAGGGACACATCAGCACATCATCCGGAGTTAATTTATCATGACGGGTGTGCCCCATCGCTTCTAGCATCAAGGCAGTCGTTTCTTGATCTGCTTCCTTCCATTGACCCGCACTTAAACAATCACGCAACTGACCATAACGCTCCACATCAGTGACGACATTCAGTAAATTTTCCACCTGTTCTTCTAATTGACTCACTCTCTGGGGTAGGGAAGTTAACCCACTCAACTGAGCCATTTGGGTTTCTAACTCAGAAATACGAGCTTCTAAATCAGGAGTTTCGGGTTGATTCGAGGGTTCGTTAGTCATAGGATTGAAGTCAGTTTTGGATAATTGTACTCTTTACATTTCCATTATACTTTTTTAGACTTCTTTATCATTCTTAGGGCTAGACTGTTCCATTTCACCCTGAATCGGCAATTCAATGATAAAAGCCGTTTGCGCTCCCGGTAAAGATTCACAGATTAAACATCCTCCATGTTGCTCAACAATAATTTGATGGCTAATCGACAACCCTAAACCTTGAGAATTACGGTCTAGTTTAGTCGTAAAAAACGGATCGAATATCTGCGATCGGATCTCCTCAGAAACCCCCACTCCATTATTCTTAATCAAAATTTGTACACGATCTTCATCTACCAGTTTAGTTTCAATCCAAACCGTAGGATCGACCGATTCTTTGGCATCCTCTAGAGCCTCGATTGCATTATTGAATAAATTCAGAAAAACCTGATTCAAATCCCTAGGACAACCCATAATATCAGGGATGTCACCATAACTTTTTACCCATTTAATCGGTTGAATATTGCGAGACTCTAGATCGTATTGAATTAAAGTTAAGGTACTTTCAAGTTCTTGATTAATTCCCAACCATTTTATCTCAGCTTCATCTAAATGAGAAAACTTTTGCAAAGTTAAGACAATCGAACGAATCCGATCCGCTCCATGATACATAGATTGCATTAAATCTCTTAAATCAGATTCCAAAAAATCAAAATCCAATTCCTGTAAGGGATTTTCAGCATCTTGGAGAGCGTCTGGATAGTGTTCTTGATAAAACGCAATAATGTTTAACAAGCTATTGATGTACTCATTGGCTGGTTCTAAATTACTATAAATGAAGCTGACCGGATTATTAATTTGATGAGCAACTCCAGAAACCAACTCAGCCAAACTCGACATTTTTTCCTTTTGGATGAGTTGGGCTTGAGTGAGTTTTAATTGAGTCAAAGCGTCTTCTAGCTCCTGATTGCGATCGCGCAGATCGGTATTCAGTCGTTGTAACTCTAATTGATGATTAATCCGGGCTAACACTTCTTCCACAGCAAACGGTTTTGTGACATAATCAACACCTCCAGCTTGAAACGCTTTGATTTTATCCCTCGCTTCATCTAAAGCACTAATAAAAATCACAGGAATATGGCGAGTTGTTTCAGATTTTTTTAACTGCTGGCAGACCTGATAGCCATTCATATCTGGCATGTTAACATCGAGTAAAATCAGATGGGGAAGTTTTCTGTCCGTTGCTAGTAATGCCATGTTGCCATTCAACGCTTTACGCACATTGTAATGGCGCTCTTCTAGCATATCCGAGAGTAAGCGGAGATTAACCGGTGTATCATCAACAATTAAAATGTCAATTTCATTGGGTTCAAGTGTGGATAAAATCATGGTTAGTATTTACGATTTTGACGGTGTTCATTTTTAAAGGAAATTAGAGAAGCTATGGCTCAATTAATTGCAAGATCAGATCGAATCGGAAATCAATTGCCATAGTTGTCAGCTCTGAAGCGAGCATGGCTTGTTCGGCAGGAATTTCATCGATTAAGTCAAGAATAGTTTTGTCACTCCCTTGACAGGCTGCATTATAGATCTGTTCAATCCACTCTGGCGACATTTGGGAGAGGGCAACCTTATTAGCTTCTGCTTCTGAGCTAGAGTCCTCATCGAGCTTTTCAGGAGATGGATCGCTGGCTTGACTTTCCTGTTGCTCTTCCTGTTGCTCATAGAGATACCTCACTCCTAAATATTGATGAAGGATGTCGAATATATCCTCTTTTTGGAAGGGTTTGCGGACAAAATCACTAAATCCCGCATCCCTTACATTCTGGAGAGTTTCCTCAAATGCACTAGCACTGATGGCAATAATGGGAATGGTATCGAGTTGAGGATTTTTTTGTTGTTTCTGTTGAATTTCTCTCAGTGCTTCATAACCATCCATTTGCGGCATTTGTAAATCCATAAAAATCAAGTGAGGATGCCAAGATTCCCAGAGTTCAACGCCTTCTCTACCGTTCGTGGCAACTTGGACAGTAAAACCCACCTGCTCTAGGAGATCGGATAATAACAAGTGATTAGCCGCATTGTCTTCCACAATTAAAATATGATAGGTGGGTTGATCGGGTTCTAATCCGACAATACGTCCGGGTTTTTCTTCCTTGGATATGGATTCAGAACTGACGGGAGTGACGGGAATGATAAAGCTAAATTTTGCCCCTTGACCGGAACAACTCTCTACGGTAATTTCACCTCCCATCAAGTTGACAAATTGCTGACTGATGGGTAATCCGAGACCGGTTCCTTCTTCTGAGGCTAGTCCGGTTTGAGTTTGCTCGAAGGCTTGAAATAATTTATGTTGTTCTTCTAGGGCAATGCCTGGCCCGGTGTCTTCGACTTCAAAGCACAAACGGAGAGTTTCTGGGTGGGTGATGGACTGAACTCGTAAGGTAACTGAACCAGTTTGGGTGAATTTAATCCCATTGCCCAATAAGTTAATTAAGACTTGCCGCAGTTTACTCTCGTCTGTGCGAATAGTTTGGGGAATGTCGGCAGCAATGTCAAATTGTAAGTCTAAAGATTTGGAAGAGGCTTTGAGGGCTAACATCTC contains these protein-coding regions:
- a CDS encoding sensor histidine kinase; amino-acid sequence: MILSTLEPNEIDILIVDDTPVNLRLLSDMLEERHYNVRKALNGNMALLATDRKLPHLILLDVNMPDMNGYQVCQQLKKSETTRHIPVIFISALDEARDKIKAFQAGGVDYVTKPFAVEEVLARINHQLELQRLNTDLRDRNQELEDALTQLKLTQAQLIQKEKMSSLAELVSGVAHQINNPVSFIYSNLEPANEYINSLLNIIAFYQEHYPDALQDAENPLQELDFDFLESDLRDLMQSMYHGADRIRSIVLTLQKFSHLDEAEIKWLGINQELESTLTLIQYDLESRNIQPIKWVKSYGDIPDIMGCPRDLNQVFLNLFNNAIEALEDAKESVDPTVWIETKLVDEDRVQILIKNNGVGVSEEIRSQIFDPFFTTKLDRNSQGLGLSISHQIIVEQHGGCLICESLPGAQTAFIIELPIQGEMEQSSPKNDKEV
- a CDS encoding GUN4 domain-containing protein, which codes for MTNEPSNQPETPDLEARISELETQMAQLSGLTSLPQRVSQLEEQVENLLNVVTDVERYGQLRDCLSAGQWKEADQETTALMLEAMGHTRHDKLTPDDVLMCPCSIIRVIDRLWLKYSDGKFGFSVQKQLYLEEGGNDDISKVDMKILEKTAAKVGWFKEGKFLPLENLDFSLDAPAGSHPSGWWRSPYGGKMATYFFARMIRCGM
- a CDS encoding phycobilisome rod-core linker polypeptide, with amino-acid sequence MAIPLLNYSPKSQNVRVSGYETGSEEQPIVYSTEDLLSGSNLDELIWAAYRQVYSEHQMLKQNRQTALESQLRYGQITVRDFIKGLVTSDPFMRRNFETNSNYRFVEICVQRLLGRDVYSEREKIAWSIVIVNKGVAGFIDELLESDEYLENFGYDTVPYQRRRVLPQRPMGETPFNLKTPRYGAYHRSQLGFPQTVWQNQIRKFTPQDKKPSAGSPVNFLDMAKSIPSAQGKPAGRVSTANLPIAAPYRKR
- a CDS encoding RluA family pseudouridine synthase, with protein sequence MTLNSSEIIALQVTHKADRLDRYLSDQLADFSRSRLQKLIDRGQVKVNEQVCQRKKMTLQPGDRITLELPPPQPVDLIPEDMSLDILYEDDQILIVNKPAGLVVHPSAGHETGTLVHGILAHCPDLKGIGGEQRPGIVHRLDKDTTGALAIAKTETALYHLQAQLKEKTARRDYLGIVHGSPTTESGTVNQPIGRHPGDRQKMAIVPVEKGGRASITHWQVQERLGNYTLLHFQLETGRTHQIRVHSAFIGHPLVGDATYSRNRSVGVNLSGQALHAWRLRLQHPTKKEWIEAIAPPPPEFKKLLQVLRQRLALPIRSSDGQIRG
- a CDS encoding YifB family Mg chelatase-like AAA ATPase, whose amino-acid sequence is MLARVWSASLVGINAIKVGVEVDVSGGLPAIVVVGLPDTAVQESRERVKATLRNSGYGFPMRKIVINLTPADLRKEGPSFDLPISIGILAASEQVNPQLLGDYLFLGEVSLDGSLRPVAGVLPIAAAAEQLDITGLVVPEDNVQEAALVSGLKVYGFKQLSEVGDFLSQPDRYEPVQFDGVKRWQNAPAKGLDLQDVKGQAHGRRALEIAAAGGHNLIFIGPPGSGKTMLARRLPGILPPLSFDEALEVTQIHSVAGLLKNKGSLVCDRPFRSPHHSASGASLVGGGSYPRPGEISLAHQGILFLDELTEFKRNVLEFLRQPLEDGEVTISRARQTVTFPAQFTLIASTNPCPCGYYGDSLQACTCSPRQRINYWAKLSGPLLDRIDLQVAVNRLKPEEITQQSRGEPSAAILERVKIARDRARLRFQDDPTLHCNAHMQTQHLRQWCQLDQACQQLLEGAIRKLGLSARGTDRILKVARTIADLAGQETLQSAHIAEAIQYRMIDRMQ